From the Clostridium sp. Marseille-P299 genome, one window contains:
- the acpP gene encoding acyl carrier protein: MEFEKLQKIISEVLNVDADEITMNTTFVDDLGADSLDIFQIIMGIEEEFDIEIANEEAENIITVADAVEQIKNALN, translated from the coding sequence ATGGAATTTGAAAAATTACAAAAAATTATTAGTGAAGTTTTAAATGTGGATGCAGATGAGATTACAATGAATACTACATTTGTGGATGATTTAGGAGCAGATTCCTTAGATATTTTCCAAATTATCATGGGTATCGAAGAAGAATTCGATATTGAAATCGCGAATGAAGAAGCGGAAAATATCATTACTGTTGCAGATGCTGTAGAACAAATTAAGAATGCATTAAACTAA